A section of the Tenrec ecaudatus isolate mTenEca1 chromosome 10, mTenEca1.hap1, whole genome shotgun sequence genome encodes:
- the CDKN2B gene encoding cyclin-dependent kinase 4 inhibitor B, with protein MREEDKGRLDGGGSDAGLATAAARGQVEMVRQLLEAGADPNRVNCFGRRPIQVMMMGSARVAELLLCHGAEPNCADPTTLARPVHDAAREGFLDTLVLLHRAGAQLDVRDAWGRLPVDLAEERGHRDVAGYLRVAAGY; from the exons ATGCGCGAGGAGGACAAGGGCAGACTTGACGGGGGCGGCAGCGACGCGGGCTTGGCCACCGCCGCGGCGCGGGGACAAGTGGAGATGGTGCGGCAGCTCCTGGAAGCCGGCGCAGATCCCAACCGAGTCAACTGCTTCGGGAGGCGCCCGATCCAG GTCATGATGATGGGCAGTGCCAGGGTGGCCGAGCTGCTGCTGTGCCACGGAGCTGAGCCCAACTGTGCCGACCCCACTACGCTGGCCCGGCCGGTGCACGACGCGGCCCGGGAGGGCTTCCTGGACACGCTGGTGCTGCTGCATCGCGCGGGGGCCCAGCTGGACGTGCGCGACGCTTGGGGCCGCCTGCCCGTGGACCTGGCGGAGGAGCGCGGCCACCGCGACGTGGCGGGCTACCTGCGCGTGGCTGCCGGGTACTGA